The proteins below are encoded in one region of Cucurbita pepo subsp. pepo cultivar mu-cu-16 chromosome LG10, ASM280686v2, whole genome shotgun sequence:
- the LOC111803995 gene encoding MADS-box protein FBP24 isoform X1: MGRGKIAIRRIENRTTRQVTFSKRRAGVFKKTHELSVLCDAQIGLIVFSSNGKLFQYCTQPACMDQIIRRYQIAVGNPIPEQNMNHPEELERRLRIMRKDTDDLQLSLQRYTAEDFSTFQLRDLHDIENRLQNSLDRVRARKSELLQQQVDNLRRKVEKMLEDENEQIYHLIKEQQMAMEEQQVVAMMQKRRSDDVEDQQAVNMDGEDGFGFDNSSNDIHPHLQLQLQHYHQHQHQHHHEPSSVLQLAPLPSPPPPPPFLPYRLQPFQPNLQDINLHSSTYE, from the exons ATGGGAAGAGGAAAAATCGCCATCAGGAGGATCGAGAACCGGACGACCCGCCAAGTTACGTTCTCCAAGCGCCGAGCCGGAGTGTTCAAGAAGACTCATGAACTCTCTGTTCTGTGTGACGCTCAGATCGGCCTCATCGTCTTCTCCAGCAACGGAAAATTGTTCCAGTACTGCACCCAACCAGCCTG CATGGATCAAATTATCCGGAGGTACCAGATTGCTGTAGGAAATCCAATTCCGGAGCAGAATATGAACCATCCG GAGGAATTGGAGAGGCGGCTGAGGATCATGAGAAAAGACACGGACGATCTTCAGCTGAGTTTGCAACGCTACACCGCCGAGGATTTCAGCACTTTTCAGCTTCGCGATCTCCACGATATCGAGAACCGCCTCCAAAACTCTCTCGACAGAGTTCGTGCTCGGAAG TCGGAGCTGTTACAGCAGCAGGTCGACAATCTGCGAAGAAAGGTT GAGAAAATGCTGGAGGATGAGAATGAACAAATTTACCATCtg ATAAAAGAGCAGCAGATGGCGATGGAGGAGCAGCAGGTGGTGGCGATGATGCAGAAAAGAAGAAGCGATGACGTTGAGGATCAGCAGGCAGTAAATATGGATGGAGAAGATGGGTTTGGGTTCGACAATAGTAGTAATGATATTCATCCGCACCTTCAGCTCCAACTTCAGCACTACCACCAGCACCAGCACCAGCATCATCATGAGCCTAGCAGCGTTCTTCAGCTCGCCCCACTGCCCtctccgccgccaccgccgccctTCCTTCCGTACCGCCTTCAGCCGTTTCAACCCAATCTTCAAGACATCAACCTCCACTCCTCCACCTACG AGTAG
- the LOC111803995 gene encoding MADS-box protein FBP24 isoform X2, protein MGRGKIAIRRIENRTTRQVTFSKRRAGVFKKTHELSVLCDAQIGLIVFSSNGKLFQYCTQPACMDQIIRRYQIAVGNPIPEQNMNHPEELERRLRIMRKDTDDLQLSLQRYTAEDFSTFQLRDLHDIENRLQNSLDRVRARKSELLQQQVDNLRRKEKMLEDENEQIYHLIKEQQMAMEEQQVVAMMQKRRSDDVEDQQAVNMDGEDGFGFDNSSNDIHPHLQLQLQHYHQHQHQHHHEPSSVLQLAPLPSPPPPPPFLPYRLQPFQPNLQDINLHSSTYE, encoded by the exons ATGGGAAGAGGAAAAATCGCCATCAGGAGGATCGAGAACCGGACGACCCGCCAAGTTACGTTCTCCAAGCGCCGAGCCGGAGTGTTCAAGAAGACTCATGAACTCTCTGTTCTGTGTGACGCTCAGATCGGCCTCATCGTCTTCTCCAGCAACGGAAAATTGTTCCAGTACTGCACCCAACCAGCCTG CATGGATCAAATTATCCGGAGGTACCAGATTGCTGTAGGAAATCCAATTCCGGAGCAGAATATGAACCATCCG GAGGAATTGGAGAGGCGGCTGAGGATCATGAGAAAAGACACGGACGATCTTCAGCTGAGTTTGCAACGCTACACCGCCGAGGATTTCAGCACTTTTCAGCTTCGCGATCTCCACGATATCGAGAACCGCCTCCAAAACTCTCTCGACAGAGTTCGTGCTCGGAAG TCGGAGCTGTTACAGCAGCAGGTCGACAATCTGCGAAGAAAG GAGAAAATGCTGGAGGATGAGAATGAACAAATTTACCATCtg ATAAAAGAGCAGCAGATGGCGATGGAGGAGCAGCAGGTGGTGGCGATGATGCAGAAAAGAAGAAGCGATGACGTTGAGGATCAGCAGGCAGTAAATATGGATGGAGAAGATGGGTTTGGGTTCGACAATAGTAGTAATGATATTCATCCGCACCTTCAGCTCCAACTTCAGCACTACCACCAGCACCAGCACCAGCATCATCATGAGCCTAGCAGCGTTCTTCAGCTCGCCCCACTGCCCtctccgccgccaccgccgccctTCCTTCCGTACCGCCTTCAGCCGTTTCAACCCAATCTTCAAGACATCAACCTCCACTCCTCCACCTACG AGTAG